The proteins below are encoded in one region of Xenopus laevis strain J_2021 chromosome 8L, Xenopus_laevis_v10.1, whole genome shotgun sequence:
- the LOC108699347 gene encoding extracellular matrix protein 1, whose amino-acid sequence MNYWVVWILSVQLSLVLGQLIIVYSGKPPEIYIPKICIKAFPPGFPVSSNIGNICSTERVKANCGRHNLPTNSFGHLLRQAEAINSLEEGYKKCCEQSDKLSCAETAWKKTLEDYCEEEISIKTKGNVCCNRQGAARELCFSITAPDPNYGADSSQEGESPVRHARGLNRCPPLLPNCLGKAKNEAPNLPFPPGKPESGNIRNMCSLRHVRPRYGIMQLPVGKSYVQQTQALDLLEDEYEKCCEDENVPCANAAWEKVLAEFCTWKREADNKPYKCCQKQSRISMYSCFARRAPYPQYDREIVNKE is encoded by the exons ATGAACTACTGGGTGGTGTGGATCTTGTCTGTGCAGCTCTCCTTGGTGCTGGGCCAGTTGATTATAG TTTATTCCGGGAAACCTCCAGAGATTTATATACCAAAGATCTGCATAAAAGCTTTCCCTCCAGGCTTCCCAGTTAGCAGCAATATTGGTAATATTTGCAGTACTGAGCGGGTGAAAGCTAACTGTGGGCGGCACAACCTACCTACGAATAGCTTCGGACATCTCCTCCGCCAAGCAGAAGCCATCAACAGCCTGGAAGAAGGATACAAAAAGTGCTGTGAGCAGAGTGATAAGCTGAGTTGTGCAGAAACAGCG TGGAAGAAAACGCTAGAGGATTACTGTGAAGAGGAGATTTCTATCAAAACCAAAGGGAACGTTTGCTGCAATAGGCAAGGAGCTGCAAGAGAATTGTGCTTCAGTATCACGGCTCCCGATCCCAATTATGGTGCCGATTCTTCTCAAGAAGGAGAGTCCCCTGTGCGTCACGCAAGAGGCTTGAATCGTTGTCCTCCTTTGTTGCCTAATTGCTTGGGAAAAGCCAAGAACGAGGCGCCTAATTTGCCCTTCCCACCCGGCAAACCAGAATCCGGCAATATCAGGAACATGTGTAGTCTGAGGCATGTGAGGCCCAGATACGGCATCATGCAACTGCCCGTCGGCAAGTCTTATGTACAACAGACCCAAGCCCTCGACCTCTTGGAGGATGAGTATGAGAAGTGTTGTGAGGATGAAAATGTGCCCTGTGCTAATGCTGCG TGGGAGAAGGTACTGGCCGAGTTCTGTACATGGAAGAGAGAGGCTGATAACAAGCCCTATAAATGTTGCCAAAAGCAGAGCCGGATTAGTATGTACAGCTGTTTTGCCAGACGGGCTCCCTACCCGCAATACGACCGAGAAATAGTaaataaagaatag